In Plutella xylostella chromosome 4, ilPluXylo3.1, whole genome shotgun sequence, a genomic segment contains:
- the LOC105381369 gene encoding ral guanine nucleotide dissociation stimulator-like 1 isoform X10, with protein MPTWRLWGEERVDGAVYTVYLKKVRYHRPTRSASSESDDEICHLEWETVRVRFVKAGTVEKLVDALATDDGELESTYVNVFLATYRSFAECGQVLDLLLRRYESLAAQDVVQATADTAMLHRKTLVGCLHVWLDTYPEDFRQPPRHPALQQLLSFTQLRLPGSELHSKVLHKLALFSAERNGSGPAGPGATGAVCLAPGMRLAAAPSLAYRLPHVQHRHFAEQLTRKDVALFKRLIPHQCLGAVWSRRDKDRSHDAATVSATVRQFNAVTLRVISTVLLEVDLRPQERADIITAWLDIARELRVLKNFSSLKAIISGLQSNPVYKLRKTWSFLHKEKSELFDELARIFSEDNNRWAQRELLMREGTAKFADTAGENDRQLSKLLHERGSPGVSHGTVPFLGTFLTDLMMIDTAIPDTDANGLINFDKRRKEFEVLAQIKLLQGAANAYQLPTDPMFDRWFDSVPELENREAELLSDKIEPPSQPGKDRRRRPDPAGHRKNDSITSTSSSNSSQFYYEHDGVSGAWKRDSLERKASPTRMSNGSSSSSIPSLDVSYSSANSGQKPNGKAGGASPAHNNGNKAEPDFYIIRVTYESSCVETEGVVLYKSIMLCNKERTPQVIRNAMLKLNLEGDPDDYTLAQVLPDREMTLPADANVYYAMNAAYNLNFILRPRKSNKPAEPVANGKAKGKRT; from the exons GAGTCGGACGACGAGATCTGCCATCTCGAGTGGGAGACGGTGCGCGTGCGCTTCGTGAAGGCGGGCACGGTGGAGAAGCTGGTTGACGCACTAGCCACTGATGATGGGGAGCTCGAGTCCACCTATGTCAATGTCTTCCTCGCCACTTATCG CTCGTTCGCGGAGTGCGGGCAGGTGCTGGACCTCCTGCTGCGGCGCTACGAGTCGCTCGCGGCCCAGGATGTGGTCCAGGCCACCGCCGACACCGCCATGCTGCATCGCAA GACGCTGGTGGGGTGCCTGCACGTGTGGCTGGACACGTACCCGGAGGACTTCCGGCAGCCGCCGCGCCACCccgcgctgcagcagctgctGAGCTTCACGCAGCTGCGCCTGCCCGGCTCCGAGCTGCACTCCAAG GTGCTACACAAGCTAGCACTGTTCAGTGCGGAGCGCAACGGCTCGGGGCCGGCGGGGCCGGGGGCGACGGGCGCGGTGTGCCTGGCGCCCGGCATGCgcctcgccgccgcgcccTCGCTCGCCTACCGCCTGCCGCACGTGCAGCACCGGCACTTCGCCGAGCAGCTCACGCGCAAGGACGTGGCGCTGTTCAAGCGGCTCATCCCGCACCAGTGCCTGGGCGCGGTCTGGTCGCGCCGGGACAAGGACCGCTCGCACGACGCCGCCACGGTCTCCGCCACCGTGCGCCAGTTCAACGCCGTCACCTTGCGCGTCATCAGCACCGTGCTGCTGGAGGTGGACCTGCGCCCGCAGGAGCGCGCCGACATCATCACCGCCTGGCTCGACATCGCGCGCGAGCTACGAGTCCTTAAAAACTTCTCCTCTCTAAAAGCCATCATCTCCGGCCTCCAGAGCAACCCGGTCTATAAGCTAAGGAAAACCTGGTCGTTTCTTCATAAAGAGAAGTCGGAGCTGTTCGACGAGCTGGCGCGGATATTCAGCGAGGACAACAACCGCTGGGCGCAACGCGAGCTGCTGATGCGCGAGGGCACGGCCAAGTTCGCGGACACGGCGGGGGAGAACGACCGCCAGCTGTCCAAGCTGCTGCACGAGCGCGGCTCGCCGGGGGTGTCCCACGGGACCGTGCCGTTCCTCGGCACCTTCCTCACAGACCTCATGATGATCGACACCGCCATCCCCGACACCGACGCCAATGGACTCATCAATTTCGACAAGCGGAGAAAAGAGTTCGAAGTCCTCGCGCAGATCAAGCTACTACAAGGCGCGGCGAATGCGTACCAGCTGCCCACCGACCCCATGTTCGACCGCTGGTTCGACTCGGTGCCAGAGCTTGAGAACCGAGAAGCTGAACTCCTGTCGGACAAGATCGAGCCGCCGAGCCAGCCGGGCAAggaccggcggcggcggcctgACCCCGCCGGCCACCGGAAGAACGACTCCATCACCAGCACCAGCTCCAGCAACAGCTCGCAGTTCTACTACGAGCACGACGGCGTTAGCGGCGCCTGGAAACGAGACAGCCTGGAGAGGAAAGCGTCTCCAACGCGGATGTCAAACGGCTCCTCTTCTTCCTCGATACCGTCTTTAGACGTGTCGTATTCGAGTGCGAATAGTGGGCAGAAGCCGAACGGTAAAGCCGGTGGGGCGAGTCCGGCGCATAACAACGGCAACAAGGCTGAGCCTGACTTCTACATCATCCGCGTGACGTACGAGAGCTCGTGCGTGGAGACGGAGGGCGTGGTGCTGTACAAGTCCATCATGCTGTGCAACAAGGAGCGCACGCCGCAGGTCATCCGCAACGCCATGCTCAAGCTCAACCTCGAGGGCGATCCGGACGACTACACGCTGGCGCAGGTGCTGCCCGATAGAG AAATGACGTTACCAGCTGACGCCAACGTGTACTACGCGATGAATGCGGCGTATAACCTGAACTTCATCCTGCGCCCGCGCAAGTCCAACAAGCCCGCCGAGCCAGTAGCCAATGGGAAGGCGAAGGGAAAACGCACCTGA